A window of the Gemmatimonadaceae bacterium genome harbors these coding sequences:
- a CDS encoding glycosyltransferase — translation MRIAIVHDYLNQMGGAERVVESFHRLWPEAPIFTTIADWEAMPHSLRNADIRVSFMQRLPSWRRHFRALLPLYPFAIERFDLSGYDVIISSSSAWAKAVRAPAGAVHICYCHTPMRWVWDYESYVAREGFGPLTRLALPALIAALRRWDVRTAVRPTLLVVNSRVVQQRVERCWGRRSELLHPPVETERFTVATGAGRAHLVVSRLAHYKRIDLAVAAFTQLGLPLEIIGDGPARRSLEAMAGPSITFRGRVDDAGVAEAMRSCRALIFPGEEDFGITPLEANASGRPVIAFRAGGATETVMDGVTGVLFAAQTPASLADAVRRAEAIAWDAPALRRHAEQYSVAQFERRFRAIVERAVAR, via the coding sequence ATGCGCATCGCGATCGTGCACGACTACCTGAACCAGATGGGCGGGGCGGAACGCGTCGTCGAGAGCTTCCATCGCCTCTGGCCCGAGGCGCCGATCTTCACGACCATCGCGGACTGGGAGGCGATGCCGCACTCGCTGCGGAATGCGGACATTCGCGTCTCGTTCATGCAGCGGCTCCCGAGCTGGCGGCGCCATTTCCGCGCACTGCTGCCGCTCTATCCGTTCGCGATCGAGCGCTTCGACCTGAGCGGCTACGACGTGATCATCTCCAGCAGCAGCGCGTGGGCGAAGGCGGTGCGGGCGCCGGCTGGCGCCGTGCACATCTGCTACTGCCACACGCCGATGCGCTGGGTCTGGGACTACGAATCGTACGTCGCACGCGAAGGATTCGGGCCGCTCACGCGGCTGGCCCTGCCGGCGCTCATCGCGGCGCTGCGGCGGTGGGATGTGCGCACCGCCGTGCGCCCCACGCTCCTCGTGGTGAACTCGCGCGTCGTGCAGCAGCGGGTGGAGCGCTGCTGGGGGCGCCGCAGCGAACTGCTGCACCCACCGGTGGAGACGGAACGCTTCACGGTCGCGACCGGTGCCGGCCGCGCGCACCTGGTCGTGTCGCGCCTCGCCCACTACAAGCGCATCGACCTCGCCGTCGCCGCGTTCACGCAGCTGGGGCTGCCGCTGGAAATCATCGGCGACGGGCCGGCGCGCCGTTCGCTGGAAGCGATGGCCGGTCCGTCCATCACGTTCCGCGGACGGGTGGATGACGCCGGCGTGGCCGAGGCGATGCGCAGTTGTCGCGCGCTGATCTTCCCGGGCGAGGAAGACTTTGGCATCACGCCACTCGAGGCGAATGCGAGCGGCCGGCCGGTGATCGCCTTCCGCGCGGGCGGTGCCACTGAAACGGTCATGGACGGTGTGACGGGCGTCCTCTTCGCGGCGCAGACACCGGCATCGCTCGCCGACGCCGTGCGTCGGGCCGAGGCCATTGCATGGGACGCGCCGGCGCTTCGTCGGCACGCGGAACAATACTCGGTGGCGCAATTCGAGCGGCGATTCCGGGCCATCGTCGAACGCGCGGTGGCGCGCTAG